From Melanotaenia boesemani isolate fMelBoe1 chromosome 12, fMelBoe1.pri, whole genome shotgun sequence, a single genomic window includes:
- the srpx gene encoding sushi repeat-containing protein SRPX isoform X2, with protein MHWKFSCKLSFTHCKASVPRPAMDMWPLVLLFVQLCFCSGYEGTPWCAPIKVKHGDVSCRTPRGEHYRNVMGTRCKIRCKRGYEVQSTEVVCMASKHWSSNYACREIRCPKLDMPINGGYKCSDGSYFSSRCEFFCSPGFTLKGQKTATCQHNKAWSAAVPTCVDIDPPKIKCPSVKDKWAEPGKLTARVTWDTPEGIDTADGILTDVTLKGKPSKSDFPEGLHKMSYTIFDRAGNKGSCHFSVRVRVRRCSPLTPPDNGYMKCDSDGDNYGATCEFTCTGGYELQGSAARVCQYGLTWSGSDTNCAPMNINVGVRTAAALLDQFYEKRRLLIISAPTAANHNYRFQMTNLQPAQCGLDLRHVTVIELIGTYPAQIGRIRHRLLPPGLALQLRLLLRIPQRSFQMVVVDKQGIDKQRYPFPITAAELFTTIDTFPLRKDEMVLQQEAGQTCQS; from the exons ATGCACTGGAAGTTTTCCTGCAAACTCTCCTTCACACATTGTAAGGCGTCCGTCCCACGTCCCGCTATGGACATGTGGCCGCTGGTGCTCCTGTTTGTCCAGCTCTGCTTCTGCTCCGGCTATGAAG GGACCCCGTGGTGTGCACCTATTAAGGTGAAACATGGTGATGTGAGCTGTCGCACACCCAGAGGGGAGCACTACAGGAACGTAATGGGGACGCGTTGTAAAATCCGCTGTAAACGGGGATATGAAGTCCAGAGCACGGAGGTGGTGTGTATGGCAAGCAAACACTGGTCCTCCAACTATGCTTGCCGAG AGATCCGCTGTCCTAAGTTAGACATGCCCATTAACGGAGGCTACAAGTGTTCAGATGGCTCCTACTTCAGCTCTCGCTGTGAGTTCTTCTGCTCCCCTGGATTTACTCTCAAGGGCCAGAAAACGGCAACCTGCCAGCACAACAAAGCGTGGAGCGCCGCAGTCCCCACATGTGTTG ATATTGATCCCCCAAAAATTAAGTGTCCCAGTGTGAAGGATAAGTGGGCTGAACCAGGCAAGCTGACAGCGAGGGTGACTTGGGACACGCCAGAGGGTATCGACACGGCAGACGGCATCCTTACAGA TGTTACCCTGAAAGGAAAACCCTCAAAATCTGACTTCCCAGAAGGCCTTCATAAGATGTCCTACACTATATTTGACCGAGCTGGGAACAAAGGATCTTGCCATTTCTCTGTCAGAGTACGAG TGCGCCGCTGCAGCCCGCTGACTCCCCCAGACAATGgctacatgaaatgtgacagTGATGGAGACAACTACGGGGCCACCTGTGAATTCACCTGCACCGGTGGCTACGAGCTGCAGGGTAGCGCTGCCAGAGTTTGTCAGTATGGACTCACCTGGTCTGGCTCGGATACAAACTGTGCAC CTATGAACATTAACGTGGGAGTGCGTACAGCTGCTGCACTGCTGGACCAGTTCTACGAGAAGCGACGGCTGCTCATTATCTCTGCACCAACTGCTGCCAATCACAATTACCGCTTCCAGATGACTAACCTACAG CCCGCTCAGTGTGGATTGGACCTGAGACATGTGACAGTTATTGAGCTTATTGGGACCTACCCAGCACAAATAGGCCGAATTCGACACAGGCTGCTTCCCCCAGGACTGGCCCTGCAGCTCAG GCTACTGCTCCGGATTCCTCAGAGGTCTTTCCAAATGGTGGTTGTAGACAAGCAGGGCATAGACAAGCAGCGCTACCCATTTCCCATCACAGCGGCTGAATTATTCACCACCATTGACACCTTTCCCCTCCGCAAGGATGAAATGGTGTTACAGCAGGAGGCAGGCCAAACCTGTCAATCATAA
- the srpx gene encoding sushi repeat-containing protein SRPX isoform X1 — protein sequence MHWKFSCKLSFTHCKASVPRPAMDMWPLVLLFVQLCFCSGYEGSGQYTYGDDEDWYSRRYKGTPWCAPIKVKHGDVSCRTPRGEHYRNVMGTRCKIRCKRGYEVQSTEVVCMASKHWSSNYACREIRCPKLDMPINGGYKCSDGSYFSSRCEFFCSPGFTLKGQKTATCQHNKAWSAAVPTCVDIDPPKIKCPSVKDKWAEPGKLTARVTWDTPEGIDTADGILTDVTLKGKPSKSDFPEGLHKMSYTIFDRAGNKGSCHFSVRVRVRRCSPLTPPDNGYMKCDSDGDNYGATCEFTCTGGYELQGSAARVCQYGLTWSGSDTNCAPMNINVGVRTAAALLDQFYEKRRLLIISAPTAANHNYRFQMTNLQPAQCGLDLRHVTVIELIGTYPAQIGRIRHRLLPPGLALQLRLLLRIPQRSFQMVVVDKQGIDKQRYPFPITAAELFTTIDTFPLRKDEMVLQQEAGQTCQS from the exons ATGCACTGGAAGTTTTCCTGCAAACTCTCCTTCACACATTGTAAGGCGTCCGTCCCACGTCCCGCTATGGACATGTGGCCGCTGGTGCTCCTGTTTGTCCAGCTCTGCTTCTGCTCCGGCTATGAAG GGTCAGGACAGTACACTTATGGAGACGATGAGGACTGGTATTCACGTAGATATAAAG GGACCCCGTGGTGTGCACCTATTAAGGTGAAACATGGTGATGTGAGCTGTCGCACACCCAGAGGGGAGCACTACAGGAACGTAATGGGGACGCGTTGTAAAATCCGCTGTAAACGGGGATATGAAGTCCAGAGCACGGAGGTGGTGTGTATGGCAAGCAAACACTGGTCCTCCAACTATGCTTGCCGAG AGATCCGCTGTCCTAAGTTAGACATGCCCATTAACGGAGGCTACAAGTGTTCAGATGGCTCCTACTTCAGCTCTCGCTGTGAGTTCTTCTGCTCCCCTGGATTTACTCTCAAGGGCCAGAAAACGGCAACCTGCCAGCACAACAAAGCGTGGAGCGCCGCAGTCCCCACATGTGTTG ATATTGATCCCCCAAAAATTAAGTGTCCCAGTGTGAAGGATAAGTGGGCTGAACCAGGCAAGCTGACAGCGAGGGTGACTTGGGACACGCCAGAGGGTATCGACACGGCAGACGGCATCCTTACAGA TGTTACCCTGAAAGGAAAACCCTCAAAATCTGACTTCCCAGAAGGCCTTCATAAGATGTCCTACACTATATTTGACCGAGCTGGGAACAAAGGATCTTGCCATTTCTCTGTCAGAGTACGAG TGCGCCGCTGCAGCCCGCTGACTCCCCCAGACAATGgctacatgaaatgtgacagTGATGGAGACAACTACGGGGCCACCTGTGAATTCACCTGCACCGGTGGCTACGAGCTGCAGGGTAGCGCTGCCAGAGTTTGTCAGTATGGACTCACCTGGTCTGGCTCGGATACAAACTGTGCAC CTATGAACATTAACGTGGGAGTGCGTACAGCTGCTGCACTGCTGGACCAGTTCTACGAGAAGCGACGGCTGCTCATTATCTCTGCACCAACTGCTGCCAATCACAATTACCGCTTCCAGATGACTAACCTACAG CCCGCTCAGTGTGGATTGGACCTGAGACATGTGACAGTTATTGAGCTTATTGGGACCTACCCAGCACAAATAGGCCGAATTCGACACAGGCTGCTTCCCCCAGGACTGGCCCTGCAGCTCAG GCTACTGCTCCGGATTCCTCAGAGGTCTTTCCAAATGGTGGTTGTAGACAAGCAGGGCATAGACAAGCAGCGCTACCCATTTCCCATCACAGCGGCTGAATTATTCACCACCATTGACACCTTTCCCCTCCGCAAGGATGAAATGGTGTTACAGCAGGAGGCAGGCCAAACCTGTCAATCATAA